The Marinifilum sp. JC120 genome window below encodes:
- a CDS encoding cytochrome C, with the protein MKKLLIACLCLMGIVFVAIGAGAQEDWTAPDDDQVINFIKGKSPQDHGVVFNHSSHENYECADCHHKMKKTGEPTSCATCHNNFEPIPAKGYKSYFKAMHYKRKDLKRASCLGCHVKEFGNDTEMTGCVNSACHPEGIK; encoded by the coding sequence ATGAAAAAATTATTGATCGCATGCCTGTGCTTGATGGGCATTGTGTTTGTCGCCATCGGCGCGGGAGCACAGGAAGATTGGACCGCCCCTGATGATGATCAGGTCATCAACTTCATCAAAGGCAAGAGTCCTCAAGATCACGGTGTGGTATTCAATCATTCGAGCCACGAAAACTACGAATGTGCTGACTGCCACCACAAAATGAAGAAAACAGGCGAGCCGACCAGTTGCGCCACCTGTCATAATAACTTTGAACCGATTCCGGCTAAGGGGTACAAATCCTACTTCAAGGCCATGCACTACAAGCGTAAAGACCTTAAGCGCGCTTCCTGCCTCGGCTGTCACGTAAAGGAATTCGGTAATGACACAGAAATGACCGGATGCGTTAATTCCGCCTGTCACCCCGAAGGAATCAAGTAA
- the hybD gene encoding HyaD/HybD family hydrogenase maturation endopeptidase, with protein sequence MTEEKKILVLGVGNILFTDEGIGVKVVNELMTQYSFPDNVEVMDGGTLGTKLMGPMMECDFLIVVDAVLGNDEPGSVYRLTGEDLRRSLAFKDSMHQTDLLDTMVLCELCDRRPECVVIGVEPKDYETMHDEVSDVTLERLPFMMEKVLEEVSAAGGSYEKMA encoded by the coding sequence ATGACCGAAGAGAAAAAAATTTTAGTTCTTGGTGTGGGAAACATACTTTTTACTGATGAAGGTATCGGCGTGAAGGTGGTAAATGAGTTGATGACCCAATACTCATTTCCCGACAACGTCGAAGTCATGGACGGAGGCACTCTAGGCACAAAGCTTATGGGGCCTATGATGGAATGTGACTTCCTGATTGTAGTGGATGCGGTGCTGGGTAATGACGAACCGGGTTCGGTTTACCGCTTGACAGGAGAAGATTTGCGTAGGAGTCTGGCTTTCAAGGATTCAATGCATCAGACCGACCTGCTTGACACAATGGTCCTGTGTGAGTTGTGCGACAGACGTCCTGAATGCGTGGTTATCGGCGTAGAGCCGAAGGATTATGAGACCATGCATGATGAAGTTTCTGATGTAACGCTGGAGCGGCTTCCATTCATGATGGAAAAGGTGCTTGAGGAAGTTTCTGCTGCCGGCGGCAGTTATGAAAAGATGGCGTAA
- a CDS encoding HD domain-containing protein, whose translation MSQKYTYIKDLINGERAKDVFLIGDAQLRESRNGPFWNLRLQDNSGAVEAKIWSPLSQSFQSLEAGMFVVAGGLVGAYRDKPQLTVEFLNIIDPEVAGLDITDFLPSSVEKPEDMMQDLDYLIAEHMVHIPWKKFCRRVLKDETIHSKLLTATGAKTVHHAYVGGLLEHTLAVVRLCMSICDNYPEVDRQVVLAAAIFHDLGKAWELSGGLTNDYTDEGRLLGHIHIGVEVLEPFLQKAKDLDPKLKLHLKHLILSHHGEYEYGAPKRPKTPEAFILHFADNIDAKMNTIFAELGKLEGSDSNWTPYQRFLERYLYKAEKSPDNPSSKCELKKSEAQCSLPLKA comes from the coding sequence GTGTCACAAAAATATACATATATTAAAGATCTTATAAACGGAGAGAGAGCTAAGGATGTCTTCCTTATCGGCGATGCTCAACTGCGTGAATCCCGAAACGGTCCGTTCTGGAATCTGCGTTTGCAGGATAATTCCGGCGCTGTTGAAGCAAAGATCTGGAGTCCTTTAAGTCAATCTTTTCAGTCTCTTGAGGCGGGCATGTTTGTTGTTGCCGGGGGACTGGTCGGGGCGTACCGGGATAAACCGCAACTCACTGTGGAATTTCTCAATATCATTGACCCTGAAGTCGCCGGACTGGATATCACAGACTTTCTTCCTTCCAGTGTAGAAAAGCCCGAAGATATGATGCAGGATTTGGATTACCTTATTGCCGAGCATATGGTTCATATTCCATGGAAAAAATTCTGTCGCCGGGTACTCAAGGATGAAACTATACATAGCAAGCTATTAACTGCCACCGGGGCCAAGACTGTCCACCATGCATATGTGGGCGGTTTGCTGGAGCATACATTGGCTGTTGTCAGGCTGTGTATGTCCATCTGCGATAACTACCCGGAAGTGGATAGGCAGGTCGTACTTGCTGCTGCAATTTTTCATGATCTCGGCAAGGCATGGGAGCTTTCCGGCGGCTTGACCAATGACTATACTGATGAAGGGCGTTTGCTTGGTCATATCCACATCGGTGTGGAAGTTCTGGAGCCGTTTTTACAGAAGGCAAAAGATCTTGATCCAAAGTTAAAGCTTCACTTGAAGCATTTAATCCTTTCGCATCACGGGGAGTATGAATACGGCGCACCCAAACGTCCGAAGACCCCGGAAGCGTTTATTCTACATTTTGCTGATAATATTGACGCTAAAATGAATACAATTTTCGCGGAATTAGGTAAATTGGAAGGCTCAGACAGTAACTGGACTCCGTATCAGCGGTTTCTGGAGAGATATTTATACAAGGCGGAAAAATCACCTGATAACCCGTCAAGCAAGTGTGAACTCAAAAAATCGGAGGCTCAATGTTCATTACCTTTGAAGGCATAG
- the tsaA gene encoding tRNA (N6-threonylcarbamoyladenosine(37)-N6)-methyltransferase TrmO codes for MPLPEKDAIIFHPIGYIRSPFETPEGMPIQPSGAKDIEGTIELHGALEEGLQDLEGFSHIILLYHFHKNEGYKLKVKPFMDTEERGLFSTRAPRRPNMIGKSTVELLRIEGNILHIRGVDVLDGTPLIDIKPYVTKFDAVPADRFGWLETNAEKSETLKSDERFAED; via the coding sequence ATGCCATTACCGGAAAAAGACGCCATAATATTTCATCCTATCGGATACATCCGTTCCCCTTTTGAAACACCGGAAGGTATGCCTATCCAACCTTCCGGGGCAAAAGATATTGAAGGGACGATTGAGCTTCACGGTGCTTTGGAAGAAGGTTTACAGGACCTTGAAGGTTTTTCGCACATTATCTTGCTGTATCATTTTCATAAAAATGAAGGTTACAAGCTGAAGGTTAAACCGTTCATGGATACAGAGGAGCGGGGACTTTTTTCCACCCGTGCCCCGCGCAGGCCGAATATGATTGGTAAGTCTACTGTGGAATTACTCCGCATTGAGGGAAATATTTTGCATATCCGGGGCGTGGATGTGCTTGACGGAACCCCGTTGATCGATATCAAGCCTTACGTGACAAAGTTTGATGCAGTTCCTGCCGATCGTTTCGGATGGCTGGAAACCAATGCGGAAAAATCCGAGACCCTAAAATCTGATGAGCGATTTGCGGAAGATTAA
- a CDS encoding nickel-dependent hydrogenase large subunit — protein MSGCKAKSGPAVAATPFDKNYTGPVIVDPLTRIEGHLKIEVEVENGKVSNVWSSSQLFRGLEIILKGRDPRDAQHFTQRSCGVCTYTHALASTRCVDNAVGVDKNLPENARLIRNLVLGAQYLHDHIVHFYHLHALDWVDVVSALQADPVKAAKIANSQSSRVTKPEDLKAVQEKLKKFVDSGQLGIFTNAYFLGGHDAYYLRPEENLIATAHYLEGLHLQVKAARAMAVFGAKNPHTQFTIVGGVTCYESLTPKRIQEFKDLYNETMAFVNECYIPDLLMVASYYKDWAGIGGTTNFLTFGEFPDVESDVNSRYLEQGVIMNRDLSNVMDFNPDSIKEDISHSWYDGDSSLHPYEGETDPKYTNYEDRDRYSWMKAPRYKGESMEVGPLAQMLVSYARGNKDVVPVVNHVLGTLGVGPEALFSTLGRTAARGIETVVAGKKMADWVNNLEDNVASGNTDLAVEWEMPDEAEGVGFVGAPRGALSHWIKIKGGKIENFQLVVPSTWNLGPRCNQNKMSAVEEALMGTPIADPKRPVEILRTVHSYDPCIACGVHVIDAKTNEVHKFKIL, from the coding sequence ATGTCTGGTTGCAAGGCTAAATCGGGCCCCGCAGTAGCGGCGACCCCTTTTGATAAAAACTACACCGGTCCGGTGATTGTCGATCCGCTTACCAGAATTGAGGGTCACCTCAAGATCGAAGTGGAAGTCGAAAATGGTAAAGTAAGTAATGTCTGGAGTAGTTCCCAGCTCTTCCGCGGTCTGGAGATTATTCTGAAAGGCCGTGATCCTCGTGATGCTCAGCATTTTACCCAGCGTTCCTGCGGTGTATGTACTTATACCCACGCACTGGCTTCCACCCGCTGTGTTGATAATGCAGTCGGTGTTGATAAGAACCTGCCTGAAAATGCGCGTCTTATCCGTAATCTCGTGCTGGGTGCTCAATACCTGCATGACCACATCGTGCATTTCTATCATCTGCATGCCCTTGACTGGGTTGATGTTGTAAGCGCGCTTCAGGCTGACCCTGTAAAGGCGGCCAAAATCGCAAACAGCCAGTCTTCACGCGTAACCAAGCCTGAAGATCTCAAGGCAGTGCAGGAAAAGCTGAAAAAGTTTGTTGATTCCGGCCAGCTCGGTATCTTCACCAATGCTTACTTTCTCGGCGGTCATGATGCGTACTACCTGCGCCCCGAAGAAAACCTCATTGCCACCGCGCACTATCTTGAAGGTCTGCATCTTCAGGTTAAAGCTGCACGCGCAATGGCAGTTTTCGGCGCAAAGAACCCGCACACCCAGTTCACCATCGTGGGCGGCGTGACCTGTTACGAATCTTTGACTCCGAAACGCATTCAGGAATTCAAGGATCTCTATAATGAGACAATGGCGTTTGTTAACGAATGCTATATTCCTGATCTGCTGATGGTTGCATCTTATTATAAAGATTGGGCCGGAATCGGCGGTACCACAAACTTCCTGACTTTCGGTGAATTCCCTGATGTTGAATCTGATGTCAACAGTCGTTACCTTGAGCAGGGCGTGATCATGAATCGTGACCTCAGTAACGTCATGGATTTCAACCCTGATTCCATCAAGGAAGACATCAGTCACAGTTGGTATGATGGTGATTCTTCATTGCATCCGTATGAAGGCGAAACTGATCCCAAGTACACAAACTATGAAGATCGTGATCGTTACTCATGGATGAAGGCTCCCCGTTATAAAGGCGAATCCATGGAAGTTGGTCCGCTGGCACAGATGCTTGTTTCTTACGCTCGTGGAAACAAAGATGTTGTTCCTGTCGTCAATCACGTTCTTGGCACTTTGGGTGTTGGGCCTGAAGCTCTGTTCTCCACCCTCGGTAGAACTGCTGCTCGTGGTATTGAGACTGTTGTCGCCGGTAAGAAAATGGCTGACTGGGTTAACAATCTTGAAGACAATGTTGCTTCCGGTAACACTGACCTCGCTGTTGAATGGGAAATGCCTGATGAAGCAGAAGGTGTTGGCTTTGTTGGCGCACCTCGCGGAGCCCTGTCTCATTGGATTAAGATTAAGGGCGGAAAGATCGAAAACTTCCAGCTGGTTGTTCCCTCAACCTGGAACCTCGGTCCCCGCTGTAACCAGAACAAGATGTCCGCAGTTGAGGAAGCCCTCATGGGTACTCCTATCGCAGATCCTAAGAGACCTGTTGAAATTCTGCGTACTGTTCACTCTTATGACCCCTGCATCGCTTGTGGTGTACACGTCATCGACGCAAAGACCAACGAAGTTCACAAGTTTAAGATCCTTTAG
- the surE gene encoding 5'/3'-nucleotidase SurE, whose amino-acid sequence MNILLTNDDGIQAIGLRALYHGLKRAGMNVQVVAPVAEQSAVGHAVSLSSPLRVKKFEEDGFTGLGVYGTPVDCVKLGLTTLLETKPDIVVSGINSGANVGVDILYSGTVSAATEGALMGYPAMAVSYDSFKPEELTDQGDYCAELLKKIPWESLGDKTVVNLNFPAVPVKDAGGLKICRHTRVSWQDWYETREDPRGHKYYWLDGVMPKEKISSGTDRDLLTKGHITMTPLHFDFTDREAIVTLEQSFGA is encoded by the coding sequence ATGAATATACTTCTGACCAACGACGACGGCATTCAGGCTATCGGCCTGCGCGCACTTTATCACGGCCTGAAAAGAGCCGGGATGAATGTTCAGGTGGTCGCCCCTGTAGCGGAACAATCCGCAGTGGGACACGCCGTATCGCTCTCTTCACCCCTTCGAGTCAAGAAATTTGAAGAAGACGGCTTTACCGGGTTGGGTGTTTACGGGACTCCGGTCGACTGCGTCAAGCTCGGACTGACCACCCTGCTGGAAACAAAACCTGACATCGTGGTCTCCGGGATTAACAGCGGAGCCAATGTAGGCGTTGATATTCTATACTCGGGAACGGTCTCCGCTGCAACTGAGGGCGCGCTCATGGGCTACCCGGCAATGGCGGTTTCGTATGACAGTTTTAAACCGGAAGAATTGACAGATCAGGGAGACTACTGCGCAGAGCTGCTCAAAAAAATCCCTTGGGAGAGCCTTGGTGACAAGACCGTGGTCAATCTGAATTTCCCGGCTGTCCCGGTCAAGGATGCCGGGGGACTGAAAATCTGTCGCCATACTCGTGTCTCATGGCAGGACTGGTATGAAACACGTGAAGACCCGCGCGGACATAAATATTACTGGCTTGACGGGGTGATGCCCAAAGAAAAAATAAGTTCCGGTACAGACCGGGATCTATTGACAAAAGGGCATATCACCATGACTCCGTTGCATTTCGATTTTACTGACCGTGAAGCAATTGTGACACTGGAGCAAAGCTTCGGTGCATAG
- a CDS encoding lectin: protein MKHLNVLAFVLILITLTGGPTLASTFSFGGSEYIIFQSNGINWSDAKLAAESVGGHLATITSVAENNFLKSTVFQGLDKAYWLGAYQTNDENRQNPTSNWHWVTGENWDFTDWYASEPNNQRIDEMYLSADQRFDFQWNDEGSAISTMISGYVVEKPTAPTPIPGAIWLLGASLVALFGFKKKFVK, encoded by the coding sequence ATGAAACACTTAAATGTATTAGCTTTTGTTTTAATCCTTATTACATTGACTGGCGGACCAACACTTGCTTCAACATTTTCTTTTGGCGGATCTGAATATATCATTTTTCAGTCGAATGGTATAAATTGGAGCGACGCCAAACTTGCAGCAGAATCCGTAGGCGGCCATCTGGCAACTATTACATCTGTTGCCGAGAACAATTTCCTTAAAAGTACAGTATTTCAGGGGCTGGACAAAGCTTACTGGCTTGGAGCTTATCAGACAAATGATGAAAACCGCCAAAACCCGACATCTAACTGGCATTGGGTGACAGGTGAGAATTGGGATTTTACTGATTGGTACGCCTCTGAACCGAACAACCAAAGAATTGATGAAATGTATTTAAGTGCAGATCAGCGCTTCGACTTCCAATGGAATGATGAAGGCTCAGCAATATCTACCATGATCAGCGGGTATGTGGTTGAAAAACCAACAGCACCGACTCCTATCCCCGGTGCTATCTGGCTCCTCGGGGCATCCCTTGTCGCCTTGTTTGGATTCAAAAAGAAATTCGTCAAATAA
- a CDS encoding twin-arginine translocation signal domain-containing protein, whose product MKFSVGLGKDGAEERLEQNGVSRRDFMKFCATTAAVMGMGPAFAPTVAEALTQKKRPSVVYLHAAECTGCSEAVLRTVSPYIDALILDTISLDYHETIMAAAGHAAEEALHEAVSSPEGYICVVEGAIPTIEDGAWGKVGGKTMLEIVEEIVPNAKATICIGTCSCYGGVQAAAPNPSKAKGVSDALGGVTTVNLPGCPTNPFNFVGTVVHYLTKGIPELDDIGRPSLFYGESVHDNCPRLKHFDNDEFATSFSSEEAKKGYCLYELGCKGPDTYNNCPKVKFNQTNWPVEAGHPCIGCSEPDFWDEMSPFYEQG is encoded by the coding sequence ATGAAATTCTCTGTGGGACTCGGAAAGGATGGAGCGGAAGAACGCCTTGAGCAGAATGGCGTCTCCCGCCGCGATTTCATGAAGTTCTGCGCAACAACCGCCGCCGTAATGGGTATGGGACCTGCTTTTGCGCCGACCGTAGCGGAAGCCCTGACTCAGAAAAAGCGTCCTTCTGTTGTTTATCTGCATGCAGCTGAATGCACAGGCTGCTCAGAAGCTGTTCTTCGTACTGTTTCTCCTTACATTGATGCTCTTATTCTCGACACCATTTCCCTCGACTACCATGAAACTATCATGGCTGCCGCAGGTCATGCCGCTGAAGAAGCACTGCACGAAGCAGTAAGCTCTCCTGAAGGCTATATCTGTGTTGTTGAAGGAGCCATTCCCACCATCGAAGATGGAGCATGGGGTAAAGTAGGTGGTAAGACCATGCTTGAAATCGTTGAGGAAATTGTTCCCAACGCAAAAGCTACCATCTGTATCGGTACCTGTTCCTGTTATGGCGGTGTGCAGGCTGCTGCGCCCAACCCTTCCAAAGCCAAAGGCGTTTCCGATGCTCTCGGCGGCGTGACTACCGTAAACCTGCCCGGTTGCCCGACCAACCCATTCAACTTCGTTGGTACCGTTGTTCATTATTTGACCAAGGGTATTCCCGAGCTTGACGATATCGGTCGTCCGTCTCTCTTTTACGGTGAGTCCGTGCATGACAACTGCCCGAGACTTAAGCATTTTGATAATGATGAATTTGCAACTTCCTTTTCATCCGAAGAAGCCAAGAAAGGCTACTGCCTGTACGAGCTTGGATGTAAGGGACCGGACACCTATAATAACTGTCCGAAAGTCAAGTTTAATCAGACCAACTGGCCTGTTGAGGCTGGTCACCCCTGCATCGGTTGCAGTGAGCCCGATTTCTGGGATGAAATGAGCCCGTTCTACGAGCAGGGTTAG
- a CDS encoding HypC/HybG/HupF family hydrogenase formation chaperone: MCLAIPVQIKSIENQVAKCKVGEGETYLDASLMLLPDEVEIDDYLIVHAGFALRKLDPKEAEETLKILREMIELTEAEKNKACNA; this comes from the coding sequence ATGTGTTTAGCTATTCCTGTTCAAATTAAGTCCATTGAAAATCAAGTTGCAAAATGTAAAGTGGGTGAGGGCGAGACCTACCTTGATGCGTCGCTCATGCTCTTACCCGATGAAGTTGAAATCGATGATTATCTCATTGTTCACGCCGGATTTGCTTTGCGTAAGCTCGATCCCAAAGAGGCGGAAGAGACCTTGAAAATTTTACGCGAGATGATTGAATTGACCGAAGCTGAAAAGAATAAAGCATGTAATGCTTAA
- a CDS encoding M20/M25/M40 family metallo-hydrolase, which translates to MINQERILKLFLNLVRIDSPSLKEKDVAAYLREKMEKRGYNVREDKAGELSGGNTGNLIVHIPATGEGEPIAFSAHMDCVQPCIGVEPILDGDVVRSAGETVLGGDDKAGIAIAIEALAHLEEESIPHPDIYFVFSICEESGMHGAKNMDADLLPAKDIVVLDSSGDVGTIVVAAPAKAGITMTFTGKSAHAGIAPEEGISAIQIAAEAVSNMNLLRIDESTTANLGHIEGGSATNIVAESAILTAEARSLHDKSLNKQLEHMEACCAAAVKKVGGEYKFEYEISYPALHVADDSAVLARVEKSCNNIGATPKRVPTGGGSDANILYGKGYNAVALGIGMSKVHTTEEFIKIDSLTSCAELVAEIMKR; encoded by the coding sequence ATGATAAATCAAGAGCGAATTCTTAAGCTTTTTTTAAATCTTGTACGAATTGACAGTCCATCCTTGAAAGAGAAGGATGTTGCCGCTTATCTGCGTGAAAAAATGGAGAAACGAGGCTATAACGTCCGCGAAGATAAAGCCGGGGAACTTAGCGGTGGAAATACCGGGAACCTCATCGTGCATATTCCTGCTACCGGAGAGGGCGAGCCTATAGCCTTTTCCGCTCACATGGATTGTGTCCAGCCCTGCATCGGTGTTGAACCGATTCTTGACGGTGATGTGGTCCGCAGTGCCGGGGAGACTGTTCTTGGCGGTGATGACAAAGCCGGGATAGCCATAGCCATCGAAGCTTTGGCGCATCTTGAAGAAGAGTCTATCCCGCATCCTGATATCTATTTTGTATTTTCCATCTGCGAAGAATCAGGCATGCACGGCGCAAAGAATATGGATGCTGATTTGCTTCCGGCTAAAGATATTGTTGTACTTGATTCCAGTGGTGATGTGGGAACCATAGTTGTTGCCGCTCCTGCCAAGGCTGGAATTACTATGACCTTCACTGGAAAATCCGCACATGCCGGAATTGCGCCGGAAGAAGGAATAAGTGCTATCCAGATTGCGGCGGAAGCTGTTTCCAATATGAATTTGCTGCGTATCGATGAAAGCACCACTGCAAACCTCGGACATATTGAAGGCGGGAGCGCAACCAATATTGTTGCCGAGTCCGCAATTCTGACAGCTGAAGCTCGCTCATTGCATGATAAATCTCTCAATAAACAGCTTGAGCATATGGAAGCATGCTGCGCTGCTGCTGTTAAGAAAGTAGGCGGTGAGTACAAGTTTGAATATGAAATTTCATATCCCGCTCTCCATGTGGCCGATGATAGTGCTGTGCTGGCAAGAGTTGAAAAATCCTGCAACAATATTGGTGCTACTCCTAAAAGAGTACCTACCGGCGGCGGCAGTGACGCCAACATTCTTTATGGAAAAGGGTACAATGCCGTGGCCTTGGGCATCGGCATGAGCAAGGTTCACACTACTGAAGAATTCATTAAAATCGATAGTCTTACCAGCTGCGCTGAGTTGGTGGCTGAGATTATGAAAAGATAG
- a CDS encoding dTMP kinase, which yields MFITFEGIEGTGKTTQIKKLTTFLEESGHDVEVTLEPGGSRIGRELRKILLNMDSTDITGECELFLYLADRAQHVGQVIKPAVDAGKIIISDRFADSTIVYQGYGRGLDPKLLRELNDVAVSGNWPDLTVLLDIEPEIGLKRAMTRNLQENKMQEEGRFEAESLDFHGRVREGYLTWAALNNERIVVINADQTPDEIFAEIKEKVVERIKGNFVTNG from the coding sequence ATGTTCATTACCTTTGAAGGCATAGAAGGGACCGGTAAAACGACCCAGATCAAGAAACTTACAACATTTCTTGAAGAATCCGGCCACGATGTTGAAGTTACTCTTGAGCCGGGAGGCAGCCGCATTGGGAGGGAACTGCGCAAGATTCTGCTCAACATGGATAGCACCGATATTACAGGCGAATGTGAGCTTTTTCTTTATCTTGCTGACCGTGCCCAACACGTAGGACAGGTGATTAAGCCTGCTGTTGATGCCGGAAAGATTATCATTTCTGACCGTTTTGCTGACTCTACCATAGTTTATCAGGGCTATGGACGCGGTCTTGATCCCAAGCTTCTGCGCGAACTTAATGATGTTGCGGTTTCCGGGAACTGGCCTGACCTGACTGTCCTGCTTGATATTGAACCGGAGATTGGCCTGAAGCGAGCCATGACTCGCAATTTGCAGGAAAATAAGATGCAGGAAGAAGGGCGTTTTGAAGCTGAGTCTCTTGATTTTCACGGTCGGGTACGCGAAGGATATCTGACTTGGGCCGCACTTAATAATGAACGAATAGTTGTTATTAATGCAGATCAGACTCCTGATGAAATATTTGCTGAAATTAAGGAAAAAGTTGTTGAAAGGATAAAAGGGAATTTCGTTACTAACGGTTAA